The proteins below are encoded in one region of Hordeum vulgare subsp. vulgare chromosome 3H, MorexV3_pseudomolecules_assembly, whole genome shotgun sequence:
- the LOC123445484 gene encoding protein GDAP2 homolog produces the protein MALASGSGGDFSVMVIGSDFAVDAGAALLTSPADREEWHDCVPDLGDDFSDLEELQVVRVQGADRSGRAVVRVVGKFFPAPVIDGERLKRYVFHKLRTELPEGPFCILYVHTTVQSDDNNPGMTILRGIYEGLPTEYKERLQIVYFLHPGLYSWLAMATLGRLFLSGGLYWKIKYVSRLEYLWGDIKKGEVEIPDFVTEHDKILEHRPLTDYGIEPDPLHLADIPAAGYSLGRYEDKWSPEDRWNSRNYM, from the exons ATGGCGCTCGCATCGGGCTCCGGCGGCGACTTCTCCGTGATGGTGATAGGGTCCGACTTCGCGGTGGACGCCGGCGCGGCGCTCCTCACCTCCCCCGCCGACCGCGAGGAGTGGCACGACTGCGTCCCGGACCTCGGCGACGACTTCTCCGACCTCGAGGAGCTCCAGGTCGTCCGCGTGCAGGGCGCGGACAGATCCGGCCGGGCCGTCGTCCGCGTCGTCGGCAAGTTCTTCCCCG CTCCTGTTATAGATGGTGAACGtctgaagaggtatgtgtttcacaAGCTCCGCACCGAGTTGCCAGAGGGTCCATTCTGCATCTTGTACGTACACACCACTGTACAATCAGATGACAACAATCCTGGAATGACAATCTTGAGGGGGATTTATGAAGGACTTCCAACTGAATACAAGGAAAGGCTGCAAATAGTGTACTTCCTGCATCCCGGGCTTTATTCCTGGCTCGCCATGGCCACACTAGGCAGGCTCTTCTTAAGCGGAGG GTTGTACTGGAAAATCAAGTATGTTAGTCGGCTGGAATATCTATGGGGAGACATCAAAAAGGGTGAAGTTGAGATTCCAGATTTTGTTACTGAACATGACAAGATACTTGAGCACCGACCATTGACAGACTATGGTATAGAACCTGATCCTCTGCATCTTGCGGATATACCTGCAGCAGGGTACTCGCTTGGTAGGTATGAAGACAAATGGTCTCCTGAAGATCGATGGAATTCTCGCAATTACATGTGA
- the LOC123445483 gene encoding pyrroline-5-carboxylate reductase, with the protein MAAAPPAPAPAFRLGFVGAGNLAESIARGVAASGVLPASAVRTAPHRRPERAAAFASLGATILASNAQVVDDSDVIVISVKPQIVKQVLVELKPLLSEEKLLVSIAAGIKMKDLQDWSGQRRIIRVMPNTPSAVGQAASVMCLGETATENDENRVKSLFSAIGKVWTAEEKYFDAVTGLSGSGPAYIFLAIEAMADGGVAAGLPRDLALGLAAQTVLGAATMVSETGKHPGQLKDQVTSPAGTTIAGVHELEKGSFRGTLINAVVAATTRCRELSKN; encoded by the exons ATGGCGGCCGCGCCCCCGGCCCCCGCCCCCGCGTTCCGCCTGGGCTTCGTCGGCGCGGGGAACCTGGCCGAGAGCATCGCGCGGGGCGTCGCGGCGTCGGGCGTCCTCCCGGCCTCCGCCGTCCGCACCgcgccccaccgccgccccgaGCGCGCCGCCGCCTTCGCCTCCCTCGGCGCCACCATCCTCGCCTCCAACGCCCAG GTCGTCGACGACAGCGATGTGATCGTCATCTCCGTCAAGCCCCAGATTG TGAAGCAGGTTCTGGTTGAGCTCAAGCCCTTGCTGTCTGAAGAAAAGCTTCTCGTCTCCATTGCCGCCGGCATCAAGATGAAAGATTTGCAG GATTGGTCTGGTCAGCGCCGAATCATTAGAGTAATGCCGAACACTCCCTCTGCCGTCGGACAAGCAGCATCAG TGATGTGTCTAGGAGAGACGGCTACTGAGAATGATGAAAATCGTGTAAAGAGCTTATTTAGTGCCATTGGAAAAGTTTGGACAGCCGAAGAAAAATATTTTGATGCGGTTACTGGCTTGAG TGGTAGTGGTCCGGCCTACATTTTCTTGGCAATAGAGGCCATGGCTGATGGTGGAGTTGCTGCTGGGCTTCCTCGGGATCTTGCTCTTGGTCTTGCAGCTCAGACA GTTCTAGGTGCTGCAACCATGGTTAGCGAGACGGGTAAACATCCAGGCCAGCTGAAGGATCAGGTCACTTCCCCTGCAGGAACTACGATAGCTGGTGTTCATGAGCTCGAGAAGGGTTCGTTCCGTGGCACACTGATAAATGCCGTTGTTGCTGCCACAACAAGATGCCGAGAGCTCTCAAAAAATTAG
- the LOC123445485 gene encoding U-box domain-containing protein 44-like translates to MAALRRLAGRAAGETKERMASIDALSSIVRSLSRDVDETREAIALLLDLSDIPQVRQRIGRIKGCIVMLVTLRNAHESGTYDDAEKLLHILSCNPQNVLLMAEAGYFRPLIHYLKEGSDMNKILMATAISRMFLSEQMKSSLGEDGAVEPLVEMFKSGNLEAKQSALGALRNLSSSLQNAELLINSGITGSLLQLLCSVTSVLMSLREPAAAILAAIAQSDRILLHRDAAPQMLSLLNLSCPVIQLHLLRALNSICGHANAKRARAKIRQNGGVQLLLPFLREKNVGIKVASLNLMFHLSKDASQELAEQIRETHLDILVKIIASPAPGNDEKAAAVGVLSNLPVADKNITKFLTQANLLALLISLLEANISTSPAPQRMWLLEGIAGVLTRFTVPWDKKLQSLAVGHGVVPWLVKLLSEGSVKAKSKAATSLAQLSQNSVPLRKAKSPRWLCVPPSAESYCIVHDYQCTVKSTFCLVKAGAVNPLVQILEGEEREADGAVLEALATLVQDEIWENGSRAIEKASGIHALLRVAEAGELTSQDKAIWILERIFRLEEHREQYGGIVQALLIDLAQKGDPVLKPMIGRILAHLQLLQTQSTYF, encoded by the exons ATGGCCGCGCTAAGGCGCCTCGCGGGCCGCGCCGCCGGCGAGACCAAG GAGAGGATGGCAAGCATTGACGCACTTTCAAGCATCGTGCGTTCCTTGTCTAGAGATGTCGACGAGACAAGGGAAGCAATTGCGCTCCTATTGGATTTGTCGGACATTCCGCAGGTCCGGCAGAGGATTGGCAGGATCAAAGGGTGTATAGTGATGCTAGTCACGTTGAGGAACGCGCATGAATCAGGAACCTATGACGATGCAGAGAAGTTGCTGCACATTTTGTCGTGCAATCCACAGAATGTGCTGCTGATGGCAGAGGCTGGCTATTTTCGACCGCTGATACATTACCTGAAAGAAG GCTCAGATATGAACAAGATCCTAATGGCAACAGCTATTTCTAGGATGTTCCTCTCTGAACAGATGAAATCCTCCCTTGGAGAAGATGGAGCAGTTGAGCCCCTTGTGGAGATGTTTAAATCTGGAAACCTTGAAGCCAAGCAATCAGCCCTAGGCGCCTTGCGTAATCTCTCTAGCTCTCTCCAAAATGCAGAACTTCTGATAAATTCTGGCATAACAGGATCACTGCTTCAACTCCTTTGCTCTGTCACATCAGTGCTCATGTCCCTTAGAGAACCAGCTGCAGCTATACTCGcagctattgcacaatctgatcgtaTCCTACTACATAGGGATGCAGCTCCTCAGATGCTCTCACTTCTTAACTTATCATGTCCAGTAATTCAGCTTCATCTTTTAAGGGCCCTCAATAGTATTTGTGGGCACGCAAACGCTAAGAGGGCTAGAGCTAAAATTAGACAAAATGGTGGAGTGCAGCTCCTCCTGCCATTCCTTAGAGAAAAGAATGTTGGTATCAAAGTTGCTTCTTTGAATTTAATGTTCCATCTATCAAAAGATGCTTCACAAGAATTGGCCGAACAGATCAGGGAGACCCATCTTGATATCTTGGTAAAGATTATTGCCTCTCCTGCACCTGGGAATGACGAGAAGGCTGCAGCTGTTGGTGTCCTAAGTAACCTCCCGGTGGCAGATAAGAATATCACTAAGTTTCTCACACAAGCAAACTTGCTGGCACTTCTGATCTCCTTATTGGAGGCAAACATCTCAACATCTCCTGCGCCACAAAGAATGTGGTTGCTTGAGGGCATTGCTGGTGTGTTAACTCGGTTCACCGTTCCTTGGGATAAGAAACTACAAAGCTTAGCAGTTGGACATGGGGTAGTTCCTTGGCTCGTCAAGCTGCTTTCAGAAGGGTCAGTAAAGGCAAAATCAAAAGCAGCGACATCCCTGGCTCAATTGTCACAGAATTCAGTGCCACTACGTAAGGCAAAATCGCCAAGGTGGCTTTGTGTCCCCCCATCAGCCGAATCTTACTGTATAGTTCATGATTATCAGTGCACTGTCAAAAGCACTTTCTGCTTGGTAAAAGCTGGCGCCGTCAACCCTCTGGTCCAAATACTAGAAGGCGAAGAGCGCGAAGCAGATGGAGCGGTGCTGGAAGCACTGGCTACCCTCGTGCAGGACGAGATCTGGGAGAACGGGAGCAGGGCGATAGAGAAGGCATCGGGCATCCACGCTCTGCTGAGAGTCGCCGAAGCAGGCGAGCTGACCTCCCAGGATAAGGCGATATGGATACTGGAGAGGATCTTCCGGCTCGAAGAGCACAGAGAGCAGTACGGCGGGATCGTGCAGGCCTTGCTCATCGATCTCGCCCAGAAAGGCGACCCTGTCCTGAAACCGATGATCGGCAGGATCCTTGCTCACCTTCAGCTACTGCAAACACAGTCCACCTACTTTTAA